The Oncorhynchus masou masou isolate Uvic2021 chromosome 31, UVic_Omas_1.1, whole genome shotgun sequence genome includes a region encoding these proteins:
- the LOC135524401 gene encoding multiple C2 and transmembrane domain-containing protein 2-like isoform X3 yields the protein MGPKKKSVWENLREKTKTQFNNIKKKTAPGKLDDKKPKPLHYRRSMSVPDLRMSAPVETQTLYDESEEEDMATFMGRIHMPSDKWNTPAERSTSSASSTSAERVKIPADRGNSPVPTPKSNAPNIHVCTTTLTSSVEGINVSTERLLFSEDRVAARDRDRLNIPPDRWSLPVNRVERMGTPVDSMDGSACGTPLEKEPYMFWPTDSEDLDMPEPPVSTDIRDIFCSELQEDIELPNEHNDFYAQHLQDQAGNNAMAAGSQPGPIQKYLLTVNLKEGRNLVIRDRNGTSDPYVKFKLEGKTFYKSKVVYKNLNPKWSESFSFPLQDWEQVVDVRVYDKDRTTDEFMGSSTIVIKNLELDKTSEMVLSLEDPSSLEDDMGVIVIDTCLTFRDATLKKPKRHQKNRRRFRGGQNQKGDQTQDKDQTQGSAEATNMSQLWSGVFGITLLEGQDMPEYGQGDVYVRYRLGEQKYKSKNLCIQANPRWREKFDFNKYENWLEPLNVEVFVKRGRKSEESWGMFEVDLSKLPVNTQQLYTQALDPGKGRLILLATFNPCSEASISDINKPPLEQPDERDQILEKYSLKNSHKGVREVGFLQVKVFNATDLTSTDLNGKSDPFCVLELGNSRLQTHTIYKTLSPEWNKVFTFPVKDIHDVLELKVFDEDGDKAPDFLGRVAIPLLSVQNGQPVTRGLKNENLRGPAKGTISLVMEVHYNPVRAGIKTFKPKEEKFMEDNRKFSKKVLAQNIYRVRKITLAVLHTLQYIKSCFQWESTQRSIIAFLTFIVMVWTWELFMMPIFLLLLFGWNYFQVTPGRFSSNQDLTNMNMTDDEEEDEKAKSNGTAVHIFTDT from the exons ATGGGCCCCAAGAAGAAAAGTGTCTGGGAGAACCTGCGTGAGAAGACCAAGACCCAGTTTAACAACATAAAGAAGAAGACAGCCCCGGGGAAGCTGGATGACAAAAAGCCCAAGCCCCTGCATTATAGACGCAGTATGTCAGTGCCGGACCTGAG AATGAGTGCACCTGTGGAGACACAAACTCTCTATGATGAATCAGAAGAGGAGGACATGGCAACCTTTATGGGCAGAATCCACATGCCATCAGACAAATGGAACACACCTGCAGAGAGATCaacttcttctgcttcttctacTTCAGCAGAAAGAGTAAAAATACCAGCGGACAGAGGGAACTCACCCGTACCTACCCCAAAATCAAATGCTCCAAATATACATGTGTGCACAACAACATTGACTTCATCAGTGGAGGGAATTAATGTTTCTACAGAAAGATTGCTCTTCTCTGAAGACAGAGTGGCCGCTAGGGACCGA GATAGATTGAACATCCCTCCAGATAGATGGTCTCTGCCAGTGAacagggtggagaggatgggCACCCCTGTTGACAGTATGGACGGTTCTGCGTGTGGAACCCCATTAGAGAAAGAACCCTACATGTTCTGGCCCACTGACTCTGAGGACCTGGATATGCCAGAGCCCCCCGTATCCACAGACATCAGAGACATCTTCTGCAGTGAGCTTCAGGAAGACATTGAG TTACCCAACGAGCACAATGACTTCTATGCCCAGCACTTGCAGGATCAAGCAGGCAACAAT GCTATGGCAGCAGGGAGCCAACCTGGTCCTATTCAGAAGTACCTCCTCACTGTCAACCTGAAGGAGGGCAGGAACCTGGTCATCAGAGACCGTAACG GTACAAGTGATCCTTATGTCAAGTtcaaactggaaggaaagacgttTTACAAAAGCAAAGTTGTGTATAAGAACCTGAATCCAAAATGGAGTGAGTCCTTCTCTTTCCCCCTGCAGGATTGGGAGCAGGTTGTCGACGTGAGG GTCTATGATAAGGACCGTACCACTGATGAATTCATGGGTTCCAGTACAATTGTGATCAAAAACCTTGAATTAGACAA aACCAGTGAGATGGTGCTAAGTCTGGAGGACCCCAGCAGTCTGGAGGATGACATGGGCGTCATCGTCATTGACACATGCCTAACTTTCAGAGATGCTACGCTCAAAAAACCA AAACGGCACCAGAAAAATAGAAGACGATTTAGG GGAGGCCAGAACCAGAAGGGGGACCAGACCCAGGATAAGGACCAGACCCAGGGTTCAGCTGAGGCCACCAATATGAGCCAGCTGTGGAGTGGCGTGTTTGGTATTACCCTGTTAGAGGGACAGGACATGCCTGAATACGGCCAGGGGGACGTCTATGTGCGTTACAGACTGGGAGAGCAGAAGTACAAGAGCAAG AACCTGTGCATTCAGGCCAACCCTCGGTGGAGGGAGAAGTTTGACTTCAACAAGTATGAGAACTGGCTGGAGCCACTAAATGTGGAGGTGTTTGTTAAGAGAGGCAGGAAGAGTGAGGAATCCTGGGGAAT GTTTGAGGTGGACCTGTCCAAGCTGCCAGTAAACACACAGCAGCTCTACACACAAGCCCTGGACCCAGGCAAAGGCAGGCTGATATTACTGGCCACCTTCAACCCCTGCAGTGAGGCCTCCATATCAGACATTAACAAACCTCCCCTGGAACAGCCAGACGAGAGGGACCAAATACTGGAGAAATAT AGTTTGAAGAACTCTCACAAAGGTGTGAGGGAGGTTGGCTTCCTTCAAGTCAAGGTGTTCAATGCAACAGATCTCACATCAACTGATCTCAATG GGAAAAGTGATCCATTCTGTGTACTGGAGCTGGGGAACAGCAGGCTACAGACTCACACCATCTACAAAACACTCAGCCCTGAGTGGAACAAAGTCTTTACATT CCCAGTAAAGGACATCCATGATGTGTTGGAGCTGAAGGTCTTTGATGAAGACGGAGACAAAGCCCCAGACTTTTTGGGCAGAGTGGCCATTCCACTACTCTCT GTTCAGAATGGACAGCCGGTCACCCGAGGGTTGAAGAATGAGAACTTGAGGGGTCCAGCCAAAGGGACCATCTCACTGGTGATGGAGGTCCACTATAACCCA GTTAGAGCCGGCATCAAAACCTTCAAACCAAAAGAGGAGAAATTCATGGAGGACAACAGAAAATTCTCCAAAAAG GTCCTTGCCCAGAATATCTACCGAGTTCGGAAAATCACCCTGGCAGTGCTGCATACGTTACAGTACATTAAAAGCTGTTTTCAGTGGGAGAGCACACAGCGGAGTATAATAGCCTTCCTG